The Planktothrix agardhii NIES-204 genomic interval AGATCATCTAAAATCTAAGTCTAAAATCCATCTTGATGAAACTATTCAAGGGACAATAATGCACGGGACAATTCTATTTGCGGTTGAAGAAGCTGCCAAAGAAGGAGGACTTTTTGATCTGGATGCAACCCTGCCTTTAATGGCGGTACAGTTCTTAGTTCTGGCAGTGATTTTGAACCAGGTTTTTTATAAACCATTAGGAAAGGCGATTGATGAACGGGCGGATTATATCCGCGAGAACGAAGTCAACGCCAAAGAACGTCTGGCTAAAGCTGAAAAATTAGCCCATCAGTATGAATTAGAGTTAGCAGAAACTCGTAAAAAAGCTCAAGCGATCATTGTAAAAGCTCAAGCAGAAGCTCAAAAAATTGCCTCTGGAAAAGTTGGTGAAGCCTTACAAGAAGCGCAAAAATTGAGAGAAATAGCGGCTCAAGAAATTGAGCAGGAAAAACAACAAGCCCTGCAAGCTTTAGAACAACAAGTTGAACCTCTCAGTCGCCAAATTTTAGAAAAATTATTAGGGGCTGAGTTAGTTAGATAATCTTGGCTGCGCTAAAGCTGAAAACAAACTTGTGATCAGCTTGTTAAATTACGAGAAAATTCCCATTTGAAGACAGCCTAGGCTAGATTCTAACACCCGACATCGGAGGTTAAAACTTAAGCCTTGCATTTATGAGAAGAACATCATGGAGACTGTTTTATTACTAGCCACAGAAGCTGGCTCCCGTGGGATTGGTATTAATACCAATATTCTTGAGACCAACCTAATTAACCTAGGCATTCTGATTGTTGTGCTGGTTTACTTTGGGCGCGGCTTTTTAGGAAAAATCCTAAATGAAAGACGCTCTACCATTGAAGAAGCCATTAAAGAAGCTGAACAGCGTCAACAACAAGCGCAAGCGTCTCTAGCAGAACAACAACAGAAATTAACCGTAGCCCAAACCGACGCCCAACGGATTTTAACCGAAGCCGAAGAACGGGCAAAAACGGTTAGAGATTCAATTCTAGCTAAAGCTACCGAAGATGTGGAACGCATGAAAGCAACTGCCAGCGCTGAGTTAGATTCAGATCGGGAACGGGTGATCTCTCAACTGCGTTCTCAGATAGCTACTCAAGCCATTGAACTGGCAGAATCTCAACTCAAACAGCATCTGAATGACAATGTTCAGGAACGCTTAATTGATCAGAGTCTAGCTCTGCTCGGAGGTTGAATATGAGTGCGATCGCCGGACAAATTATTGAGCCTTACGCCTCGGCGTTAATGTCCGTGGCTCAATCAAGAAATTTAACCGAGGAATTCGGTAATGACATTCGCTCATTACTAGAATTACTAGACAATTCCGCAGAATTAAAAACCTTTTTAGGAAGTCCTGTGGTGAAACCCCAGGATAAAAAAGCCATTCTGCAAAGGATCACGGCTGATGAAGTTAATCCCGCATTGCGGAATTTCTTAATGCTGTTAGTGGATCGAGGACGGATTTTATTCCTAGAGGAAATTGCTAAACAGTATTTAGTGTTACTGCGGAAACTGAATCAAACGGTTTTGGCAGAGATTACTTCCGTCTATCCGTTAACAGAGGCACAATTGACTACTCTTTCAGAGAAAGTCAAGGCTATGACCAATGCTCGACAAGTAGAAATTGCCACCACAGTCGATCCGGATCTGTTGGGCGGTGTGATTATTAAAGTTGGATCTCGCGTAGTAGATGCCAGTTTGCGCGGACAACTACGCCGTATTGGGATGAAATTATCCCAATAATTGTTGTGACCCGTCATGATCATGTCGGGGATCTTTTTTTAACTTATAACCTTTAACTACTGACAAGAACAATGGTAGCGATCAGACCTGACGAAATTAGTAGCATTATTCAGCAGCAAATTGAACAGTACGACCAAGATGTTAAAGAAACCAACGTCGGGACTGTTCTGCAAGTCGGTGACGGTATCGCCCGGATTTATGGCTTAGATAAAGCCATGTCTGGGGAACTGTTAGAATTTGCCGATGGTACTATTGGTATTGCTCTGAACCTAGAAGAAGATAACGTCGGTGCAGTATTAATGGGTGAAGGTCGGGAGATCCAAGAGGGTTCCGCCGTCACCGCCACCGGAAGAATTGCTCAAATCCCCGTTGGGGACGCCATGTTAGGCCGAGTTGTTGATGCCTTAGCCCGTCCAATTGATGGTAAAGGCGATCCCAAAACCACTGAAACTCGCTTATTGGAATCCCCAGCCCCTGGGATTATCGAGCGTCGTTCCGTGTGCGAACCCATGCAAACCGGGATCACCGCCATTGACTCCATGATCCCCATCGGTCGGGGTCAACGGGAATTAATTATTGGTGACCGTCAAACCGGAAAAACCTCCATCGCCATTGACACCATCATTAACCAACAGGGCGAAGACGTGATCTGCGTCTATGTTGCTATTGGTCAGAAAGCCTCTACGGTGTCTCAGGTGGTGGCAACCCTAGAAGAAAAAGGCGCGATGGCCTATACCGTCGTTGTAGCTGCTAGTGCTAGTGAATCCGCTACCCTGCAATACCTGGCTCCCTATACTGGGGCAACCATCGCCGAGTATTTCATGTACAAGGGCAAACACACCCTGGTCATCTATGATGACTTATCTAAACAGGCCCAAGCCTACCGTCAAATGTCCCTGTTACTCCGTCGTCCCCCCGGACGGGAAGCCTATCCTGGGGATGTGTTCTATCTCCACTCTCGTTTATTAGAGCGGGCTGCGAAACTGAACGACGAACTCGGCAGTGGCAGTATGACGGCATTACCGATCATCGAAACCCAAGCGGGTGACGTTTCGGCTTACATTCCGACTAACGTGATTTCGATTACCGATGGTCAGATATTCCTCTCCTCGGACTTGTTCAACTCCGGTTTACGTCCGGCGGTGAATGCGGGGATTTCCGTATCGCGGGTGGGTTCAGCAGCCCAAACCAAAGCCATGAAGAAAGTGGCCGGGAAAGTAAAGTTGGAGTTAGCTCAATATGCTGAGTTAGCAGCCTTCTCCCAGTTTGCCTCCGATTTAGACCAAGCCACCCGTAACCAATTGGAACGGGGCAAACGTCTACAAGAACTGTTAAAACAGTCCCAAAATTCTCCCCTGCAATTATTTGAACAGGTGGCGGTAATTTATGCTGGAATTAACGGTTATCTCGATGAAGTTCCCGTTGAAAAAATCGTTGCCTTTGCCCTCGGACTGCGGGAATATCTGAAAAATAGTAAACCCAAATATGTCGAAATCGTTCAAGGCAAAAAACTCCTTGATGATGAAGCTGAAGGTCTGCTGAAAGAAGGGATCAATGAATTCAAACAAACCTTTTTAGTCTCGGCTTAATCAGCTAACAGATATCATTTATCAGTGAAAGAGTTAAGGGTGATCAGTGAAAAGTTAAAATACTGTTCACTGTTGACTCTTTAACTGTTGGGTGATATAGCAGTCGCCAGAAAAGTGTTTGACAAAGACTGATGCAGCCAACCTTGACTGGTGAAACCTGTTCCCCGTTCCCTGTTCCCTGCTATAGACAAAACTATGTCAAATTTAAAAGCGATCCGCGATCGCATTGATTCGGTTAAAAATACCAAAAAAATCACAGAAGCGATGCGTCTAGTTGCTTCAGCCAAAGTGCGTCGTGCCCAGGAACAAGTCTTGGCATCCCGCCCCTTTGCTGATAGATTAGCCGGAATTCTTTATGGTTTACAATCCCGTTTAAAATTTGAAGAAGCAGATTTACCTCTGCTCAAACAACGGGAAGTTAAAAAGGTAGGATTACTGGTAATTGCTGGTAATCGTGGCCTGTGCGGTACTTATAATAGCAGTGTGATTAAAAGGGCTGAAACTCGCGCTAAAGAGTTAGAAGCCGAAGGTATTGAATGCACCTATTTATTAGTAGGACGCAAAGCAATTCAATATTTCCAAAGACGGGATACTCCTATTCGCGCTACGGTAGAAAATCCCGAAAAAAATCCAGCCTTAGATAAAGTACGGGATTCTGCGGACAATCTTCTGGATTTATTTTTATCAGGTGAATTGGATCGGATTGAGTTAATTTATACGAAATTTGTTTCGTTAATTGCTTCTCGTCCGGTCATTCAAACCCTGTTACCCCTTGATACTCAAGGGTTGGAACCTCAAGATGATGAGATTTTTCGTTTAACGACTAAAAATGGTCAATTTGAGGTCACACGGGAGAAAGTCAAAAACACTCTCACGGATTTACCAAGAGATATGATTTTTGAACAAGATCCCGCCCAAATTTTGGATGCGTTATTGCCTTTATTTTTAACCAACCAATTGTTACGCGCTTGGCAAGAATCCATCGCCAGTGAGTTAGCCGCCCGGATGACTGCGATGAGTAATGCGAGTGAGAATGCTGGAGATTTAATTAAATCTTTGACCTTATCCTACAACAAAGCCCGTCAAGCCTCCATTACCCAAGAACTTTTGGAAGTAGTTGGTGGTGCGGAAGCATTGAAATGAGAAGTTAATCTTTGAAAAGTTGAAGGTTCACTATTAACAGTCAACCTTCAACCTTTTAATTTAATATCGGTTATCCCTTAAATATTGAAGAATCCCTTGGGCAATCGCTTGAGCCATGCGACTGCGTTGGGCCGGATCACCTAACATATAGGAATCATAATTATTAGTCACAAATCCCGTTTCCACTAATATCGAAGGCATTGAGCTATTCCGCAGCACATAAAAACGAGCGGTCTTAATACCCCGATTCGGCAGTTGTGAAAAACTTGCCATTATACTGTTTTGAACATATTGAGCCAGACGGGCACCACTGCTGTAGTAATAGGTTTCAATCCCACTAGCAGCAGCATTCGTAGCTGCATTGGCGTGAATACTGACAAATAAGGTCGCATTTATGCGATTAGCCATATCCACCCGGGGTTCTAACTCAACGGTGCGATCATCCAAACGAGTCATCACCGCCTGTACTCCATTTTGCTGCAAAATCTGCGCCACCTGTTGAGAAATTGAGAATACCACATCTTTTTCTTGCAGTCCTCCCACACCCACAGCCCCGGGATCACTGCCCCCATGTCCAGGATCAATAATGACCACCGCCCGACCATTTGGAATCGGATTATTAGAGGGGGGGTTAACCTGAGTAGGGGGAAAAGGAAAGGGATTTCTATTGGTTTGAGGAGGATTAGAACGAGGCGGAAAGGGTGCTGGATTGGTATTCGTTCTTGGAGGAAAGGGTCGAGGTGTGGGGGCCGGAGCCGTAGCAACAGGGTTACCCGCCCTCACCCCTAGCCCTTCCCCCACAAAAGCTAAAGCCAACTGTTGAGGACTCCCTTGGCTAATTTGTCCCACTTCAATTCGAGTTGCCGGTTTGATTAATAGGGTAAAGGTTTGGGGATCTTCCTGACGTACCCTTGTCCAAATAATCGGACTTCCGACCTGTCTTTGGGGTAAGGCAACACCTTCAGCCAAGGCTGCGGAGAAAAACGTAATACTATAGGACTGAGTTTCATTATCCCAACCACTACTATAGTTCAGGGGCTGATCGGATTGAATGAGAAGTTGTTGGTTACGAATTTCAACGGAACGAATTTTTGCAAAGCCCCCGGACAATTGGACGGCGGGGGGAGTGCTTCCCTGGGGCCAAACCGCTACCCCTCCAGCCGATGACCGAGCTTGCCAATTTTGACTCCGTTTTGGGGTGCTCATGGTGACCCGAACGACTGGGGGGTTATTTGAGAGTTGGGTGACTTGAGAAACCGTCACTCCATCTCGGTTGACCTGTTTTCCAGTTCCGTTTGAACGGGCTGCTAAGGTGGCACCTAGAATATCCAAAGTCATCCAACTTCGATCTTGACTTTGTTTAAATTCAATATCAGCCATTTTGCCCGTAGTATGTAGCACAATCCCGTTATCCCGCACCTCAACTTGAGCTAAGGTGGTTTGAGGCTGCTGGGAAATAGAACGATTAACGGTCTGTTGAGGTAGTGGAGCCGGTAAACGAGCAGGTGCTGGAGCGACAGGTCTGACGGGCGGGGTTTGAGGTAAAGGTAGGGAAGGACGGGTTGCTGCTGCTACGGGAGCAGGAGCAGATGTGCCGACAGATTGAGGTGAGGGTAGTTGTACCGTCCACTGAGTCGGGGAAATCCCCCGAAATTGGACTCCTTGAGGATCGAGAGTATAACCATCAACCAATTCCACCACAATTCGAGTAGTTTGGTTATCGACTTGACCCACTCGAATTTCCCGAATGGCTCCCCCAATTAATTGTTGACGGTTGACACCCCCTAAACTGGTTCCAGGCAAATCAATGACTAATCGGGTGGGGTTGGAGAGCAGTTGAGCTTTGGGTTGTACCCCCCCATCGGTTGTAAAGCTGAGGCGGTTTTGAGAGCTTTCAAATTGCCAAGATTGCAGACTGGCTGCTTTGGCGGGAGAGGTCAGGATAAAAAAGCTGACTAAACCGGGCATTAACCAACGCAAAAATAGAGTTTTTCCCATTCGTGACACGCTAAAAACCTTAATTGACAATTGAATTTGGGTCAAGGTTTGACACTCCCACAGCCACACCAAAAAGGGATTCTAAGATGTCGTCGGTCATTGCCGGACAATCCGAGGCTTGAATCCTAACACCATCACTAAACATGGTGATCTGTCTTTTATGGACAGAATCAACAAAGCGAGTGCATCATATCATAGTTTCGCGATCGCCTACGAGGCCAGTTGACACATCGCCAATTTGAAAAGATTTTCCTATGGCATAGTTAAGGATTAATTAACCGCTTTCTGACTTGAGGAAATTGGCTTGAGCAACTTAAATTCTGTTTAAAAGTTTTAACATTTCGAGATTCATTTCTTTCAATAATATCACGGATTTTTGAGATTTAAAGTGTTTTTTTAGTATAAATAATTACTTGCTAGTTATGTAATTAACTTCGGTTAACTACTTATCAAGAATAAAGACTAGCAACATATTCACCATAACCATTATAGGGTAAAGTTGGCTGTTTTTCCCAAGAAAAACTAGGCTTACTGCTAACAATTCTTTCCGTAGCTTGTGACCAACGGGGATGGGGTTTATTTGGATTAACATTCGCCTCGAAACCATATTCATCCGGGCCTAAAGTATTCCAAAAAGTTGCGGGTTGTTGATTTAAAAATTCAATTTTAACAATGGATTTTGCCCCCTTAAACCCATATTTCCAAGGGATCACCATCCGTAAAGGAGCGCCATTTTGTTTAGGGAGAGTTTTCCCATACATTCCTACGGCAAAAAAGGCTAAATCATTTGCCATTTCCTCAATCCGTAATCCCTCTGTATAAGGCCAAGGATAACCATTAGCCCAAAATCCTGGCCCAGTGGTAATTTTAGGATCATAAAAAGAGGTAAACCGGACAAATTTAGCCTCGGAATTAGGTTCAACCGCCGCCATTAATGCCCGCATTGGAAACCCCAACCAAGGCACAACCATCGCCCAGGCTTCAACACAACGAAACCGATAAATTCGTTCTTCTAAGGGGAATTGTTTTTGAAGATCATCTAAAGTATATGTTGTCGGATTTTTAACTAATCCTGAAACCTCAACTTTCCAATCTTCTAACGGTAAGGCTTGGGCGGCTTGCCAAATAGACTTAGTTCCGCCATACTCATAAAAATTATTATGTTTTGTTGCTAAATCTTCTGCTGTAATGGGACGATTGACTTTGGCAAAATTGGGATTAGTTTTGAAATCAGAAATCCCCTGCACTGAATTATTTTGTGTTTTTGAAGTTGCTTGACAACCCACTAAAGATAAAGCTGATGCAGTTAATCCTGCCCCAATTAAGTTTTTCATAAACCGACGACGATTCATAAAAACAGACTCGGGTGTTATTTGATTTTCAGAAATTTCCCAAGAGGGAACAATACGAATTAAAGTCATGTTAAATAATAGGTAATGGGTAATGGGTTTTGGGTTTTGGGTTTTGGGTAATGGGTTTTGGGCAATAAACTAACAACTGATGACTGATAACTGATGACTGATGACTGAATTAACCTAAAGTTTGAGTAAAGACTTATTATAGAAGAATATATTAACAAATTCTGGTTATGAGTTACTGCATCAACCCCCAATGTCAGAACCCCCAGAACCCGACTCACGCCATTACCTGTCAGGGCTGTGGGTCAGAAACTGCGCCTCAAAAACCGCTATCGTGTGATGCGAGTTTTGGGTCAAAGTCATTGTCACCGAACCTTTTTAGCCATTGATGAGGACAAACCGACTCAACCGCGCTGTGTGATTAAACAATGTCTGGATGCTCCCCTATCTATCCCCCAGGCGAGTGTCGAGTTTCGTCTGTATACCCAAACCCTAGACCAGATTAGTCAGCATCCGGCCCTTCCTGAATTATTAGCCTGCTTTGAAGACCACAGCTATAGTTATCTCGTACAAGATTATATCCCCGGACGCAATTTAGCCGAAGAACTCGAACAGGAGGGTGTGTTTTCGGAATTGCAAATTTGGGATTTATTGAATGCAATTCTGCCGATTCTGGAATTAATTCATAATAAAAATAGAGTCCATGGGGATATTAAACCAGAAAATATTATTCGTCGTCCAATTTTAAATCCGAATTCCCCGACTAAAAAACAACTGGTTTTAGTTGATTTTGCTGGAGTAAATCCCCTGCAAGGTTCGGCCGAATATGTTTCCCCCGAACAACTGCAAGGAGAAATTAGTCCTAAAAATGATCTTTATAGTTTAGGGGTGACTTGCTTGCATCTGCTAACTCAAATCAGTCCCTTTGATTTATGGAATATTAAAACAAATGCTTGGGTATGGAAGGATTATCTAAAAACCCCCATTAGTCACCGCCTCACCCGAATTCTGAATCGACTAATTGAACGTGACCCCGCTCAACGCTATACTTCGGCAGCGGATGTCATCCAAGATTTAAAATCCGGGCCAATTCTGGTCAAACTCTCCCAAATTCGTCAACATCCATGGATATTAACCGCTTTAGGGGGTGCAGTTTTGGCGATGTTGTCCCTATTCCTGAGTTCACGAGTTCCCCAACCAAACTCTGAACTCATAGAAATAGAACCCATTTATCAGATTCCCGATATTTCAGTTCCCCCCCCGGAGAATTTTAACCCAATTATTCCCCAATCACCCCCAGCGATGCGGACGTTAGTACAGAATATTGGCCCGGTGTGGTCAGTAGCCGTCAGTCCCGATGGTCAATTTGTGGTGTACGGGAATACCGATGGGTCAATTCAGATTATTGATGCGGAAACCGGAGGATTAATTAATACCCTATTGGGACATTCTCAACCCGTAGGAACCTTAGCTATCAGTGGCGATGGCCGGACTTTAGTGAGTGGAAGCGGTGATAAAACGATTTTAGTTTGGGATTTGTGGAGTGGGCGTCAGAAAAAAATGCTCTACGGTCATCAAGGATGGGTTTATGCCGTTGCCATTAGTCCCGATGGCAAGCAGGTAGCGAGTGTGGGTCGTGACCAAACAATTCGGCTATGGGATATATCCACCGGAAAAACCCTAAAAACCTTACCAGGGTATGGGACAGAGGTACAGTCCCTAGCTTTCAGTCCCGATAATCAAACCCTGGTTAGTGGCGGAAGTAACGGGATTGTGGATCTTTGGAACTGGCACACGGGACAGTTATTGCGGACATTTAAGGCCCATTCTGAAGCGATTTGGTCGGTGGCGATCAGTCCCGATGGTCAAAACTTGGCCACGGGCAGTTGGGATCATTCGATTAAGTTATGGGATTTAAACGAGTTAGAATCTCAATATTTTAGTAGTACCCCGGCGCAAATTCTTCTGGGTCATGGGGATAAGGTGCAGTCCGTTGCCTTTAGTCCCGATGGTCAAACCCTCGCCAGTGGGGATTTTGCGGGAACAGTGAAACTCTGGCAAGTAGATAATGGCGGATTAGTTGGAACCTTTAAAGGACATCGAGCTTGGGTAAATGTGGCTTTTAACCCTATAAATCATACTTTAGTGAGTGGGAGTTTTGACGATACCTTGAAGGTTTGGCAATTATTACCCAGCCTTGATGATTAAGTATCGCAAAGTTATAATTAATATAGTTTTGATAATTAAATTAACTATGACAAATATCACAATTCAAAACGTTGATGATGACCTAAAAAATCGCCTGCAAAAGCGAGCCGAATATTATGGTCGTTCCCTCGAAGAAGAAGCTAAAGAAATTCTCCGTGCTGTCTTGACAGAAAACCGTCTCGAACCCTTAAATCTTGTCTTAGCAATTGAACGACGATTTGCCCATTTTGGCGATTTTGAACTTCCAATGATTACGAGGGAACCCTTACGCGAACCTCCTAACTTTGAAGATTTATATGATCGTCCTTGATACGAATGTAGTGTCCGAAGTGATGCACTCCCAAGGCTCGTTAGTGGTTCGTCAATGGGTCGCAGCACAACCCATAACCAATCTTTTTACCACAACCATTACTCAAGCTGAGATTCTTTATGGGATTGCTTTGTTACCCTCTGGAAAACGCCAAACAGAACTTAGTAAATCGGCTGAATTGATGTTTATTGAAGACTTTGCCGGGCGGATTTTAGCGTTTGATGAAACAGCAGCAATTGCTTTTGCTAGAATTGCCACCGAAAGAAGACGAATGGGTAAACCCATCTCCCAAGCTGATGCTCAAATAGC includes:
- the atpF gene encoding ATP synthase b chain; the protein is METVLLLATEAGSRGIGINTNILETNLINLGILIVVLVYFGRGFLGKILNERRSTIEEAIKEAEQRQQQAQASLAEQQQKLTVAQTDAQRILTEAEERAKTVRDSILAKATEDVERMKATASAELDSDRERVISQLRSQIATQAIELAESQLKQHLNDNVQERLIDQSLALLGG
- the atpC gene encoding ATP synthase gamma chain, giving the protein MSNLKAIRDRIDSVKNTKKITEAMRLVASAKVRRAQEQVLASRPFADRLAGILYGLQSRLKFEEADLPLLKQREVKKVGLLVIAGNRGLCGTYNSSVIKRAETRAKELEAEGIECTYLLVGRKAIQYFQRRDTPIRATVENPEKNPALDKVRDSADNLLDLFLSGELDRIELIYTKFVSLIASRPVIQTLLPLDTQGLEPQDDEIFRLTTKNGQFEVTREKVKNTLTDLPRDMIFEQDPAQILDALLPLFLTNQLLRAWQESIASELAARMTAMSNASENAGDLIKSLTLSYNKARQASITQELLEVVGGAEALK
- a CDS encoding StbB-like plasmid stabilization protein → MIVLDTNVVSEVMHSQGSLVVRQWVAAQPITNLFTTTITQAEILYGIALLPSGKRQTELSKSAELMFIEDFAGRILAFDETAAIAFARIATERRRMGKPISQADAQIASICYTHQATLATRNVSDFEGCGLTIINPWKSD
- a CDS encoding F0F1 ATP synthase subunit delta; the encoded protein is MSAIAGQIIEPYASALMSVAQSRNLTEEFGNDIRSLLELLDNSAELKTFLGSPVVKPQDKKAILQRITADEVNPALRNFLMLLVDRGRILFLEEIAKQYLVLLRKLNQTVLAEITSVYPLTEAQLTTLSEKVKAMTNARQVEIATTVDPDLLGGVIIKVGSRVVDASLRGQLRRIGMKLSQ
- a CDS encoding serine/threonine protein kinase with WD-40 repeats, whose protein sequence is MGQKLRLKNRYRVMRVLGQSHCHRTFLAIDEDKPTQPRCVIKQCLDAPLSIPQASVEFRLYTQTLDQISQHPALPELLACFEDHSYSYLVQDYIPGRNLAEELEQEGVFSELQIWDLLNAILPILELIHNKNRVHGDIKPENIIRRPILNPNSPTKKQLVLVDFAGVNPLQGSAEYVSPEQLQGEISPKNDLYSLGVTCLHLLTQISPFDLWNIKTNAWVWKDYLKTPISHRLTRILNRLIERDPAQRYTSAADVIQDLKSGPILVKLSQIRQHPWILTALGGAVLAMLSLFLSSRVPQPNSELIEIEPIYQIPDISVPPPENFNPIIPQSPPAMRTLVQNIGPVWSVAVSPDGQFVVYGNTDGSIQIIDAETGGLINTLLGHSQPVGTLAISGDGRTLVSGSGDKTILVWDLWSGRQKKMLYGHQGWVYAVAISPDGKQVASVGRDQTIRLWDISTGKTLKTLPGYGTEVQSLAFSPDNQTLVSGGSNGIVDLWNWHTGQLLRTFKAHSEAIWSVAISPDGQNLATGSWDHSIKLWDLNELESQYFSSTPAQILLGHGDKVQSVAFSPDGQTLASGDFAGTVKLWQVDNGGLVGTFKGHRAWVNVAFNPINHTLVSGSFDDTLKVWQLLPSLDD
- a CDS encoding F0F1 ATP synthase subunit B' is translated as MHGTILFAVEEAAKEGGLFDLDATLPLMAVQFLVLAVILNQVFYKPLGKAIDERADYIRENEVNAKERLAKAEKLAHQYELELAETRKKAQAIIVKAQAEAQKIASGKVGEALQEAQKLREIAAQEIEQEKQQALQALEQQVEPLSRQILEKLLGAELVR
- the amiC gene encoding N-acetylmuramoyl-L-alanine amidase; the protein is MGKTLFLRWLMPGLVSFFILTSPAKAASLQSWQFESSQNRLSFTTDGGVQPKAQLLSNPTRLVIDLPGTSLGGVNRQQLIGGAIREIRVGQVDNQTTRIVVELVDGYTLDPQGVQFRGISPTQWTVQLPSPQSVGTSAPAPVAAATRPSLPLPQTPPVRPVAPAPARLPAPLPQQTVNRSISQQPQTTLAQVEVRDNGIVLHTTGKMADIEFKQSQDRSWMTLDILGATLAARSNGTGKQVNRDGVTVSQVTQLSNNPPVVRVTMSTPKRSQNWQARSSAGGVAVWPQGSTPPAVQLSGGFAKIRSVEIRNQQLLIQSDQPLNYSSGWDNETQSYSITFFSAALAEGVALPQRQVGSPIIWTRVRQEDPQTFTLLIKPATRIEVGQISQGSPQQLALAFVGEGLGVRAGNPVATAPAPTPRPFPPRTNTNPAPFPPRSNPPQTNRNPFPFPPTQVNPPSNNPIPNGRAVVIIDPGHGGSDPGAVGVGGLQEKDVVFSISQQVAQILQQNGVQAVMTRLDDRTVELEPRVDMANRINATLFVSIHANAATNAAASGIETYYYSSGARLAQYVQNSIMASFSQLPNRGIKTARFYVLRNSSMPSILVETGFVTNNYDSYMLGDPAQRSRMAQAIAQGILQYLRDNRY
- the atpA gene encoding ATP synthase alpha chain; amino-acid sequence: MVAIRPDEISSIIQQQIEQYDQDVKETNVGTVLQVGDGIARIYGLDKAMSGELLEFADGTIGIALNLEEDNVGAVLMGEGREIQEGSAVTATGRIAQIPVGDAMLGRVVDALARPIDGKGDPKTTETRLLESPAPGIIERRSVCEPMQTGITAIDSMIPIGRGQRELIIGDRQTGKTSIAIDTIINQQGEDVICVYVAIGQKASTVSQVVATLEEKGAMAYTVVVAASASESATLQYLAPYTGATIAEYFMYKGKHTLVIYDDLSKQAQAYRQMSLLLRRPPGREAYPGDVFYLHSRLLERAAKLNDELGSGSMTALPIIETQAGDVSAYIPTNVISITDGQIFLSSDLFNSGLRPAVNAGISVSRVGSAAQTKAMKKVAGKVKLELAQYAELAAFSQFASDLDQATRNQLERGKRLQELLKQSQNSPLQLFEQVAVIYAGINGYLDEVPVEKIVAFALGLREYLKNSKPKYVEIVQGKKLLDDEAEGLLKEGINEFKQTFLVSA